In a single window of the Melioribacteraceae bacterium genome:
- a CDS encoding YitT family protein, protein MTKTFLKKYPIFDYLAILIGAALMGIGIGVFMVDAKVVPGGVSGLAMAIHYLSGNKIPVGILVWVFNIPLFIWGLKELGKEFGLRTFVGFTLSSLFIDLFRGDFPGLGFIRLQDSATVQDLYKHDFLFLILIGAVLLGIGLGLIFKFKGTTAGSDIVAAIMQKRFGFKPGQSIMMIDFLVIALAGFIIDAKDLSPDRPALTLTFYALFLLFVSSRLIDVIIDGFDYARAVYIVTDKYNEVAELIMNDLGRGVTAVKTRGVYRNIEREMLMCVVPFRELTKLTEMIKEIDPTAFVIINNVHEVLGEGFRRRI, encoded by the coding sequence ATGACAAAAACATTTTTAAAGAAGTACCCGATATTCGACTACCTCGCAATTCTAATTGGCGCCGCACTTATGGGAATTGGAATAGGAGTTTTTATGGTTGATGCCAAAGTTGTACCCGGTGGCGTTAGCGGATTAGCAATGGCAATTCATTATTTGTCCGGAAATAAAATTCCAGTGGGAATTTTGGTTTGGGTTTTTAATATCCCTCTTTTTATTTGGGGTTTAAAAGAACTTGGAAAAGAATTTGGTCTCAGAACTTTTGTCGGGTTTACATTAAGTTCTCTTTTTATTGATCTTTTTAGGGGAGATTTTCCCGGTCTGGGATTTATCAGACTTCAGGATTCGGCAACGGTTCAAGATTTATATAAGCACGATTTTCTTTTTCTAATTTTGATTGGCGCGGTTTTATTAGGTATTGGTCTTGGACTAATTTTTAAATTTAAGGGCACTACCGCAGGTAGTGATATTGTTGCCGCAATTATGCAAAAAAGATTCGGATTTAAGCCGGGTCAAAGTATCATGATGATAGATTTTTTAGTTATTGCACTTGCTGGTTTTATAATTGACGCAAAGGACCTTTCCCCCGATCGCCCGGCATTAACATTAACGTTCTATGCTCTATTTTTGTTGTTTGTCTCGTCCCGACTTATTGATGTAATTATTGATGGATTTGATTATGCCCGCGCTGTATATATTGTTACTGATAAATATAATGAGGTTGCTGAACTAATAATGAATGACCTCGGACGTGGAGTTACTGCAGTTAAAACAAGGGGCGTTTATCGTAATATTGAAAGAGAAATGCTAATGTGTGTGGTTCCCTTCAGGGAATTAACTAAACTTACCGAAATGATAAAGGAAATTGATCCAACTGCTTTCGTAATCATTAATAACGTTCATGAAGTTTTAGGGGAAGGATTTCGAAGAAGAATATGA
- a CDS encoding polyphosphate kinase 2 family protein — protein sequence MNIQEFQATSSKKFELNSLSTDYNDESVSKESAEKLLKNNIKKIAEYQEMLYAQDKYSLLIIFQAMDAAGKDSTIKNVMSGLDPQGTQVFSFKQPSSEELDHDYLWRINKALPERGRIGIFNRSHYEEVLIVRVHDYVKRQKIPNEFINSNIWKDRFEQIRNFEKHIYQNGTRIIKIFLNISKEEQAKRFIKRLENPSKNWKFSSADLEERKLWDRYMSCYQEAISETSTKYAPWFVVPADKKWYARLVVSEIIIDTLKGMQLHYPEMSSEQKARIEEFKQRLKDE from the coding sequence GTGAATATTCAAGAATTCCAAGCAACATCGAGTAAAAAATTTGAACTCAATAGTCTCTCTACCGATTATAATGATGAATCAGTGTCAAAAGAATCTGCCGAAAAACTTCTTAAAAATAATATTAAAAAAATAGCAGAATATCAGGAGATGCTTTATGCTCAAGACAAGTATTCCCTGCTTATAATTTTTCAGGCGATGGATGCCGCCGGAAAAGATAGCACGATTAAAAATGTTATGAGTGGACTTGATCCGCAAGGTACCCAGGTGTTTTCCTTTAAACAACCTTCATCAGAGGAATTGGACCACGATTATTTGTGGAGGATTAATAAAGCGTTGCCGGAGCGGGGCAGAATTGGAATTTTTAATCGGTCACATTATGAAGAGGTTTTGATAGTGCGTGTTCACGATTATGTAAAAAGGCAAAAAATCCCAAATGAGTTTATTAATTCAAATATATGGAAAGATAGATTTGAGCAAATCAGAAATTTCGAAAAACATATTTATCAAAATGGAACTCGGATCATCAAGATATTTTTAAATATATCGAAAGAAGAACAGGCTAAGAGATTCATTAAACGACTGGAAAATCCATCAAAAAACTGGAAGTTTTCTTCGGCCGATCTTGAAGAAAGAAAATTATGGGATCGTTATATGAGCTGTTACCAGGAAGCAATATCAGAAACTAGTACAAAATATGCTCCATGGTTTGTTGTTCCGGCAGATAAGAAATGGTACGCCCGACTTGTTGTTTCAGAAATTATTATTGATACATTAAAAGGAATGCAACTGCACTATCCCGAAATGAGTTCAGAACAAAAAGCTAGAATTGAAGAGTTTAAGCAACGACTTAAAGACGAATAG
- the nhaA gene encoding Na+/H+ antiporter NhaA — protein MTKEPKSVIQEFLDSESASGILLMAAAVLALIIANSPLSSYYFNVLNSYITVGLPFVEINKPMILWINDGLMAIFFLLVGMEIKRELVKGELSNFKSAMLPIVAAVGGAVAPAVIYLSMNANTEYEPGWGIPMATDIAFAVGVLTLLGSRIPLWAKVFLTALAVVDDLLAVLVIAVFYTADISTSALLIAAISLGVLAFLNWKNINSLVPYLLVGLVLWTAVLKSGVHATVAGVLLGFLIPVSRKIKESDLINDAEKGVSLLKKSTKGNNDHHDDKASALNYLEEVIKNFESPLHRLEHKLHGWVAFAIMPIFAFANSGLALNADVIGSAFSSTGTWGIILGLFFGKQIGIFLPALLLIKYTETSIKPTKNNILTFYGLAILGGIGFTMSLFIASLAFPNSANLENAKIGIIVVSLICGVMGYTVLKMFTKKE, from the coding sequence ATGACAAAAGAACCTAAATCGGTTATACAGGAATTTTTAGATTCCGAATCAGCATCGGGAATTTTATTAATGGCTGCCGCGGTTCTAGCACTAATAATTGCAAACTCACCATTATCGAGTTATTATTTTAATGTACTAAACTCTTATATAACAGTTGGGTTGCCCTTCGTTGAGATAAATAAGCCGATGATTCTATGGATCAATGATGGGCTGATGGCTATCTTCTTTTTGCTGGTTGGAATGGAAATAAAGCGTGAGTTAGTAAAAGGGGAATTGTCAAATTTTAAGTCTGCGATGCTTCCCATCGTTGCGGCTGTTGGAGGGGCCGTTGCTCCGGCAGTAATTTATTTATCGATGAATGCCAATACTGAATATGAACCCGGATGGGGTATTCCAATGGCGACAGATATCGCTTTTGCGGTTGGTGTATTAACTCTTCTTGGCAGCAGAATACCGCTTTGGGCAAAAGTATTTTTGACGGCGCTTGCAGTTGTGGACGATCTGCTCGCGGTATTAGTAATTGCTGTTTTTTATACTGCAGATATTAGTACATCCGCATTGTTAATTGCTGCAATATCTCTTGGAGTTTTGGCATTCTTAAATTGGAAAAACATAAACTCGCTTGTACCCTATTTGTTGGTGGGATTAGTATTGTGGACGGCTGTTTTGAAATCGGGAGTTCACGCGACAGTTGCGGGAGTGTTACTTGGATTTTTAATTCCAGTCAGCAGAAAAATAAAGGAATCGGATTTAATAAATGACGCTGAAAAAGGGGTGAGCCTTTTAAAGAAATCTACAAAGGGAAACAATGATCATCATGATGATAAAGCAAGCGCCTTAAATTATTTGGAGGAGGTGATTAAAAATTTTGAGTCCCCGTTGCACAGACTAGAGCATAAACTTCATGGTTGGGTGGCATTTGCTATTATGCCTATTTTTGCATTCGCAAATTCAGGGCTGGCGCTGAATGCCGATGTAATAGGCAGCGCATTCTCATCTACCGGTACATGGGGAATAATTTTAGGCTTATTTTTTGGTAAGCAGATAGGAATATTTTTGCCTGCACTACTTTTAATAAAATACACCGAAACCAGTATTAAGCCTACAAAGAACAATATTTTAACTTTTTATGGATTGGCAATACTTGGCGGAATTGGCTTTACAATGTCACTATTCATCGCGAGCTTGGCTTTTCCAAATTCAGCAAATTTAGAAAACGCAAAGATTGGAATTATTGTTGTATCCTTAATTTGCGGAGTAATGGGTTATACTGTATTAAAGATGTTTACTAAAAAAGAATAA
- a CDS encoding PAS domain S-box protein has product MSHKRKISSSRDLFSIFMLVVLFLAVMVFGYVLFSGIRINFIYSDLIDSAVRMKVDVAKSRISFLEYSSTKDTTSLKKMWEYFDIIEFNSKYILEKKDHLNIFPITEPSTYLNEQIQKLQIDLFAFRGLSSDMIALDSLSSPTLNTQWKALYNQVEQSTQLLESYLTNSIKSQLGIFKLTQYALIVSILILSFFAFYFYYRSKRIQTEFDQKVKNIKMTAEKGMRKATIAEEELIESQRKLDTLIQNLPGMVYRSRGSDIWSFDFVSDKCVQITGYKSSDIVNNRNISYYKLINSEDFKKIFPQVQKAVEEKKPFQLIYRIKTAAGYDKWVWEQGSAIFSDQDELIGLEGFITDITEQKAVEDQSLLQSNALDAAANAILITDSEGRIEWVNKAFSKLTGYAPNEVLGKNPKILKSGQHSSEFYDLLWKTIKAGETWRSELINKRKDGSLYYEEMIVTPVKNASGVIENFVAIKQDITERKQNEADLRASELRFRGLFENASVGIYRSSPNGKIILANPALLKITGYDSFEELRSLDARELYANPETRKTFINEIEKREIILGFESAFRKKDGSIVDIRESSRIYKDEQGRVQYYEGTIEDISDRKLAEKILIEAKEKAEKSDKLKSEFLAQMSHEIRTPLNVILNFSSMIKEELEDKVDDELRNSFNIISDEGKRIMRTVELILNMSELQTGNYNYRSKTVDLFDILSKLYTDYLPIAETKNILLGIMNDDNIREVEGDEYSIRQIFLHLIDNAVKYTSSGKVQIILKRNKNNNVQVEIFDTGIGIGEEYLANMFQPFTKEEFGYTRNYEGNGLGLALVKKYCELNNAEVSVSSKKGSGSVFKVVFN; this is encoded by the coding sequence TTGTCGCACAAAAGGAAAATATCATCCAGCAGAGATCTATTCTCAATCTTTATGCTTGTAGTACTTTTCTTAGCCGTAATGGTGTTTGGTTACGTTTTATTTTCGGGCATTAGAATTAATTTTATTTATTCCGATTTGATAGACTCAGCCGTTCGGATGAAAGTTGATGTCGCAAAATCCAGGATAAGTTTTCTCGAATATTCTTCAACCAAAGACACAACCTCCCTTAAAAAAATGTGGGAATATTTTGATATCATCGAATTTAATTCTAAATATATTTTAGAGAAAAAAGATCACCTCAATATTTTTCCAATTACAGAACCTTCAACTTACTTAAATGAACAGATACAAAAACTTCAGATAGATTTATTTGCCTTTCGTGGTTTGTCCAGCGATATGATTGCACTAGATTCGTTATCCAGCCCAACTTTAAACACCCAATGGAAAGCTTTGTATAACCAAGTTGAGCAAAGCACTCAACTTCTTGAATCATATTTAACTAACTCAATTAAATCGCAATTGGGTATTTTTAAACTTACTCAGTACGCATTAATCGTATCAATATTAATTCTTAGTTTTTTTGCGTTTTATTTTTACTATCGATCAAAACGCATTCAAACAGAATTTGATCAAAAAGTTAAAAACATAAAGATGACCGCAGAAAAGGGAATGCGTAAAGCTACGATAGCCGAAGAAGAATTGATTGAGAGTCAACGAAAGTTGGATACTCTAATTCAAAACTTGCCGGGAATGGTTTATCGAAGCAGGGGATCCGACATTTGGTCATTCGATTTTGTGAGTGATAAATGCGTTCAAATAACCGGTTATAAATCTTCGGATATAGTTAATAATAGAAACATCTCTTACTATAAGCTTATTAACTCTGAGGATTTCAAAAAAATTTTTCCACAAGTTCAAAAAGCAGTTGAAGAGAAAAAACCTTTTCAATTAATTTATAGAATTAAAACAGCCGCCGGTTACGATAAATGGGTGTGGGAGCAGGGTTCAGCTATTTTTTCTGACCAGGATGAGTTGATTGGATTAGAAGGATTTATTACCGATATCACCGAACAAAAAGCCGTAGAAGATCAATCTCTTTTACAAAGCAACGCGTTAGATGCCGCAGCTAATGCTATTTTGATTACCGACAGCGAGGGGAGAATTGAGTGGGTTAATAAAGCCTTTTCTAAATTAACAGGTTACGCACCAAATGAAGTTCTGGGCAAAAATCCAAAAATTCTAAAATCGGGCCAGCATTCCTCCGAGTTTTATGATTTGCTTTGGAAAACAATTAAAGCCGGCGAGACTTGGCGATCCGAATTGATCAATAAGCGTAAAGATGGATCTCTTTACTACGAAGAAATGATTGTAACTCCAGTTAAAAATGCTTCCGGTGTGATTGAAAATTTTGTAGCAATTAAACAAGACATCACAGAACGAAAACAGAATGAGGCCGATTTAAGGGCTAGCGAATTACGTTTTAGAGGATTATTCGAAAATGCATCAGTTGGAATTTATAGAAGCTCTCCTAATGGGAAAATTATACTTGCCAATCCGGCATTATTAAAAATCACAGGTTACGATTCATTTGAAGAACTTAGATCACTTGACGCACGCGAATTATATGCCAATCCTGAAACTCGCAAAACATTCATTAATGAAATAGAAAAAAGGGAAATCATACTTGGGTTCGAATCTGCCTTTAGAAAAAAAGATGGATCAATTGTAGATATTAGAGAAAGTTCACGAATTTATAAAGATGAACAGGGTCGGGTTCAATATTATGAGGGAACCATTGAGGATATTAGCGATAGAAAACTCGCCGAAAAAATATTGATTGAAGCTAAAGAGAAAGCGGAAAAATCGGATAAACTTAAATCAGAATTTTTAGCACAAATGTCACATGAAATTAGAACGCCTCTCAATGTAATTTTAAATTTTTCTAGTATGATCAAAGAAGAATTGGAAGATAAAGTTGATGATGAACTTCGGAACAGTTTTAATATCATTTCCGATGAGGGTAAGAGAATAATGAGGACTGTTGAGTTAATTTTGAATATGAGTGAACTTCAAACCGGAAATTATAATTATCGATCTAAAACTGTCGATCTTTTTGATATTTTATCAAAACTTTATACCGATTATCTCCCTATTGCAGAGACAAAGAATATACTTTTGGGAATTATGAATGACGATAACATTAGAGAAGTTGAGGGGGATGAATATTCAATAAGGCAAATATTTTTGCATTTAATAGACAATGCGGTAAAATATACTAGTTCGGGAAAAGTTCAGATAATTCTTAAAAGAAATAAAAACAACAATGTGCAAGTTGAAATATTTGATACTGGAATTGGTATTGGTGAGGAGTATTTAGCGAATATGTTTCAACCTTTTACCAAAGAAGAATTTGGATATACAAGAAACTATGAAGGTAACGGATTAGGTTTAGCGCTTGTAAAAAAATATTGTGAACTTAATAATGCTGAAGTTTCGGTTTCAAGCAAGAAAGGATCGGGATCAGTATTTAAAGTAGTTTTTAATTAA
- a CDS encoding alpha-glucosidase C-terminal domain-containing protein: MKKNFFIKLISLFITIILLPACLSTDILKSETNSLVTHPDWAKNATIYEVNVRQFSKEGSFDKVTEQIPRLKEMGIDILWLMPIHPIGELNRKGSLGSYYAVKDFTAVNPEFGTIDDFKELVNTAHKYEMRVIIDWVANHTSWDNVWTKTNPEFFTLTNEGKFTPPVEDWSDVIDLNYDNRELWVTMVDAMKYWVKNHDIDGFRCDVAAMVPLEFWKWARPQLDEIKPVFMLAEAHEPELHQAFNMTYNWQLKDLFVGFAKGEKSTKDFYSFFENEKKIYSDDDYRMVFTTNHDENTWNGTDKERYGEAAELFSAMIGVVPGMPLVYSGQEAGLDKRLNFFEKDPIEWKKSKFETIFKELFNLKKTNSALWNGKAGGQLIKLQTDNSAVFSFTRKKEADQIIALFNLSADEQTVKLKDENLSGTYNDLFGKKNVSLHNELIIKMKPWEYIIYHN; this comes from the coding sequence ATGAAAAAAAACTTTTTTATAAAACTTATATCTTTGTTTATTACAATAATATTACTGCCCGCTTGTCTTTCAACAGACATTTTAAAAAGTGAAACAAATAGTTTGGTTACTCACCCCGATTGGGCTAAAAATGCAACAATCTATGAGGTAAATGTAAGGCAGTTCAGCAAAGAAGGGAGTTTTGATAAAGTTACCGAACAAATACCCCGATTAAAGGAAATGGGAATTGATATTTTATGGTTGATGCCAATTCATCCGATAGGAGAATTAAATAGAAAGGGCTCGCTGGGTAGTTATTATGCGGTTAAGGATTTCACAGCGGTAAATCCTGAATTTGGTACAATAGATGACTTTAAGGAACTTGTGAATACGGCTCATAAATATGAAATGCGCGTAATTATTGATTGGGTTGCAAACCATACTTCGTGGGATAATGTTTGGACCAAAACAAATCCTGAGTTTTTTACATTAACCAATGAAGGAAAATTTACGCCGCCCGTCGAAGATTGGTCCGATGTTATTGATCTAAATTATGACAACAGGGAATTATGGGTAACCATGGTTGACGCTATGAAATACTGGGTAAAAAATCATGATATTGATGGATTTAGGTGTGATGTTGCCGCGATGGTTCCTCTTGAATTTTGGAAATGGGCTCGTCCGCAGCTGGATGAAATAAAACCGGTTTTTATGTTGGCTGAAGCCCATGAACCGGAATTACATCAAGCTTTTAATATGACTTACAATTGGCAATTAAAAGATTTATTTGTGGGATTTGCAAAAGGAGAAAAAAGCACCAAAGATTTTTATTCCTTTTTTGAAAATGAAAAGAAGATTTATTCAGATGATGATTATAGAATGGTATTCACAACAAATCATGATGAAAACACATGGAATGGAACCGATAAAGAGAGATATGGTGAGGCCGCTGAACTATTTTCGGCGATGATTGGAGTGGTTCCGGGAATGCCTCTAGTTTATAGTGGCCAAGAAGCGGGTTTAGATAAACGACTAAATTTTTTCGAGAAAGATCCTATTGAGTGGAAAAAAAGTAAATTCGAAACTATTTTCAAAGAACTTTTTAATCTGAAAAAAACTAATTCGGCTTTGTGGAACGGAAAAGCTGGCGGTCAGCTAATTAAACTTCAAACAGATAACAGTGCCGTTTTTTCATTCACTCGAAAAAAAGAAGCTGATCAGATAATTGCACTTTTTAATTTATCGGCAGATGAACAGACGGTCAAACTAAAAGATGAAAATTTAAGTGGTACTTATAATGACTTATTTGGCAAAAAAAACGTTAGTTTGCATAATGAATTAATCATTAAAATGAAGCCCTGGGAGTATATTATTTACCACAACTAA
- a CDS encoding AI-2E family transporter — MSQKKANKIVSDPVVKFFASVVGIFVIAFVLMELKHIFIPFVISYFLFFFFEPLNDFLSSKRIPLSLIIVVNLLIVISIIYGVSIIVIDSSTSLAAKLPLYERKLNALVSEAAVSLGIKNRAFTSFNISKMLQLTDYTTVASGVFNSTISMFSSIFLSLFFFIFISSGHSKIIEAIRLRFVEKEITSALKRIKKEYEETHEVHNESETEEYLANVTIQREERLRKTFKDITQQVQKYVVTKFLISLSVGLVVGIILWLFKVEFYIIWGILSALLNFIPNIGSVISTILPGVTALVQYESFGYAFLIVAIIIFFQNVIGNIIEPKIFGDRLGLNPLVILISLLVWGYLWGIIGMFLSVPLTAIIKIVISNSHSKNMQFFTNLMNN, encoded by the coding sequence ATGAGTCAAAAGAAAGCAAATAAGATTGTATCCGATCCGGTTGTTAAGTTTTTTGCGAGCGTTGTGGGGATATTCGTAATTGCTTTTGTCCTTATGGAATTAAAACACATTTTTATTCCATTTGTTATTTCATATTTCTTGTTTTTCTTTTTTGAGCCTTTAAATGATTTTTTAAGTTCGAAACGTATACCCTTATCACTAATTATAGTTGTAAACCTCCTTATTGTAATATCAATTATTTATGGAGTTTCAATTATAGTAATCGATTCATCAACATCCCTGGCGGCCAAACTTCCCCTCTATGAGAGAAAATTAAACGCTTTAGTTAGTGAGGCGGCAGTATCGCTGGGAATTAAAAACCGCGCTTTCACAAGTTTTAACATTTCTAAAATGTTGCAATTAACCGATTACACAACTGTTGCCTCGGGAGTGTTTAACTCAACAATATCAATGTTTTCAAGTATATTTTTATCTCTCTTCTTTTTCATTTTTATTTCCAGCGGTCATAGTAAAATAATTGAAGCAATAAGATTACGTTTTGTTGAAAAGGAAATAACATCAGCCCTTAAAAGAATCAAAAAAGAGTATGAGGAAACTCATGAAGTACATAATGAATCGGAAACAGAGGAATATCTCGCCAACGTAACTATTCAGAGAGAAGAAAGATTAAGAAAAACATTCAAAGATATAACCCAGCAGGTTCAAAAATATGTGGTAACAAAATTTTTAATAAGCTTAAGTGTTGGACTGGTGGTGGGTATTATTCTATGGTTGTTCAAGGTTGAATTCTATATAATCTGGGGAATATTATCGGCATTGCTAAATTTTATTCCCAATATCGGGTCTGTTATTTCTACAATTCTGCCCGGTGTAACAGCGCTAGTACAATATGAGTCTTTTGGGTATGCTTTCTTAATTGTTGCGATAATAATTTTCTTTCAAAACGTTATTGGTAATATAATTGAACCAAAAATATTTGGCGATAGACTGGGATTAAATCCCCTGGTAATACTTATTTCTTTATTAGTTTGGGGATATTTATGGGGGATAATAGGTATGTTTCTCTCGGTACCCTTAACGGCAATTATTAAGATTGTAATTTCTAACTCTCACTCAAAAAACATGCAATTTTTTACAAATCTAATGAATAATTAA
- the recJ gene encoding single-stranded-DNA-specific exonuclease RecJ, which produces MVSKRWNLREAPDESKILALSDSLNISNILSSLLINRGISNFFEAKAFFRPSLDILHDPYLMNGMHEASQRVMNALTSREKICVYGDYDVDGTCSAAVMYLFLKEMGANVETYIPNRLTEGYGVSIQSIDYLHNRGINLIITVDCGITAVDEIAHANRLGIDTIVCDHHQPKEILPEALAILDPIKPGCNYPFKHLSGAGVAFKLARAVAYKIGKKELPLKYLDLVALAGAADIVPLIDENRVLVKEGLDIINTNPRPGIAALIKSAKLEPGNLSAGQVVFTIAPRINAVGRLGDANRAVELFTTNDFDKAFELAQVLEDENTERRKIDEVTFSHAMNLVETCFNFDDDLAIVLHDDNWHPGVIGIVASRLVEKFNRPAVMLTTIDGVAKGSARSIPGFNIYDALLSCDDILLQFGGHAAAAGLAIEISNLDEFKLRFNTILKKTINSEDIIPEIMIDAKLSFSEITPKFLRILDQFAPYGPGNMRPVFLSENVSFVHPPRIVGTNHIITSFKQNGHDKVFDAIGFNLGQFVPLIAREKHVADIVYTIESIQKEGKTYPQIRIKDMRIKEKSNGNL; this is translated from the coding sequence ATGGTATCAAAACGATGGAATCTCAGAGAAGCACCGGATGAAAGCAAAATCCTCGCGCTGTCTGATAGTTTGAATATTTCAAACATTCTTTCCAGTCTATTAATAAATAGGGGCATTTCTAATTTTTTCGAAGCCAAAGCTTTCTTTCGCCCTTCACTAGATATACTTCACGATCCTTATCTTATGAATGGAATGCATGAAGCCTCTCAGAGAGTGATGAATGCGTTAACCAGCCGTGAAAAAATCTGCGTCTATGGAGATTATGATGTTGACGGCACTTGTTCCGCGGCAGTAATGTATCTATTCCTTAAGGAAATGGGGGCAAATGTTGAAACATATATTCCAAACCGATTAACTGAAGGATACGGAGTTTCAATTCAAAGTATTGATTATTTACACAATCGGGGAATAAATTTAATAATTACAGTGGATTGCGGAATTACCGCAGTTGATGAAATTGCACATGCAAATAGATTGGGCATTGATACTATTGTGTGCGACCACCATCAGCCTAAAGAAATTTTACCCGAAGCTTTAGCAATCCTTGATCCAATTAAACCGGGCTGTAATTATCCCTTCAAGCATTTATCGGGCGCGGGAGTTGCCTTTAAATTAGCTCGGGCGGTAGCTTATAAAATTGGCAAAAAAGAATTACCTCTTAAATATCTTGATCTCGTTGCGCTTGCCGGAGCCGCCGATATTGTTCCTTTAATTGATGAAAATAGAGTTCTAGTAAAAGAAGGGCTCGATATTATTAACACAAATCCACGTCCAGGAATTGCGGCGCTTATCAAATCGGCAAAACTTGAACCGGGTAACTTGTCTGCCGGACAAGTTGTATTTACAATTGCTCCAAGGATTAATGCTGTTGGGAGACTTGGCGACGCGAACCGTGCGGTTGAATTATTTACTACAAATGATTTTGATAAAGCATTCGAACTTGCTCAAGTTCTTGAAGATGAAAATACCGAACGAAGAAAAATTGATGAAGTTACTTTTTCTCATGCAATGAATTTGGTGGAAACCTGTTTTAATTTTGATGACGATTTGGCAATTGTTTTACATGATGATAATTGGCACCCCGGAGTTATTGGTATAGTTGCATCTCGCTTGGTCGAAAAATTTAACCGTCCCGCGGTAATGCTAACCACTATAGATGGAGTAGCAAAGGGTTCAGCAAGAAGCATTCCCGGTTTTAATATTTATGATGCGCTCCTAAGCTGCGACGATATACTTCTCCAATTTGGCGGCCATGCTGCTGCGGCAGGACTAGCCATAGAAATTAGTAATCTGGACGAGTTTAAACTTAGGTTTAATACTATTCTGAAAAAAACAATTAACTCAGAAGATATTATTCCGGAAATCATGATTGACGCTAAGTTATCATTTTCAGAGATAACACCAAAATTTTTAAGAATACTTGATCAGTTTGCGCCATATGGTCCAGGCAACATGCGTCCTGTATTTCTCAGCGAAAATGTTTCTTTTGTTCATCCGCCTAGAATTGTTGGTACAAACCACATTATTACCAGCTTTAAACAAAATGGTCATGATAAAGTTTTTGATGCCATCGGTTTTAATCTTGGTCAATTTGTTCCATTAATTGCACGCGAAAAACATGTTGCCGATATTGTATATACTATCGAATCAATTCAAAAGGAGGGTAAGACTTATCCTCAAATTAGAATTAAAGACATGCGAATTAAAGAGAAATCAAACGGTAATTTATAG
- the ruvC gene encoding crossover junction endodeoxyribonuclease RuvC: MRIIGVDPGTLTTGYGIVDFSRGELEYISSGTINISSKKEMPFRLKQISDELILLINKYKPDEFSLETAFYDKNIQSTLKIGYVRGISMLTAVNMKLEIREYSPREIKKSIVGNGAASKEQVQFMIKKLLDLRKPKMKFDETDALAVAICHAFKSTTAVKKGKSWKDFIAANPDRVMG; this comes from the coding sequence ATGCGAATAATAGGAGTGGACCCGGGAACACTTACTACGGGTTATGGAATTGTGGATTTTTCTAGGGGGGAATTAGAATATATTTCTTCCGGTACAATCAATATCTCCTCAAAAAAAGAAATGCCATTCAGATTAAAACAGATAAGCGATGAACTTATTTTATTAATCAATAAATACAAACCTGATGAATTCTCCCTCGAGACTGCATTTTATGATAAGAATATTCAATCTACTTTAAAGATTGGATATGTGAGGGGAATTTCTATGCTCACCGCCGTTAACATGAAATTAGAGATTAGAGAATACTCTCCTCGGGAAATTAAAAAATCAATTGTAGGAAATGGCGCCGCTTCAAAAGAGCAAGTACAATTCATGATTAAAAAACTTCTCGATCTCAGAAAACCTAAAATGAAATTTGATGAGACGGACGCTCTTGCCGTAGCTATTTGTCACGCTTTCAAATCGACAACCGCTGTGAAAAAGGGGAAAAGCTGGAAAGATTTTATTGCGGCTAATCCAGATAGAGTTATGGGGTAA